The sequence CCATTAAATTCTGGAGTACCAGCTACTTCTGGACAAGCATCATCTTTATCAGCGATACCATCTTTATCAGTATCAGGACAACCCATTAATTCTTTAAGACCTGGCTCATTGATACAAGCGTCTTCTTTGTCATAAATTCCATCACCATCAGTATCTTTTCCTCCAAATCTGAAAGTAAGACCTGCAAAATGCTGGATATGAGTAGGAACATCTAAGTCTGCAACTCTATTCTCGTCGAATGAATGCTTATAAGTAGATTGGAATTGGATACCAACACCTTCAGTTACCCAGAAAGTTAAACCTAAACCTCCATTAACTGTACCTGCAGAAGCATCTCCGAAGAAATTGTAACCTCCACCAACATTAACAGAAGGATCTAACCATGATAATTTAATTAAATCTTGGAAGCTATACTTCACAACAGCATCAACAGCATAGTAAGATAAGTTACCAGGATTCAATACAGCATCTGTATTTTCAGTTCCAGGAACTCTCTCTAACCATTTGTCAATTTTGTTAACAGATCCAGTTAAACCTAATGAAAAACCATCGCCTACATATCTAGATACGTTTAAATAAGACACAGATGGTAAAATGTTCCAATTATCTCTAGCATTAGCTAATTGGATAAATTGCGGTTTAGAATTACCTTCGGCACTTACCTTGGTATCTACCGCATTTGCACCAAAGGACACTGCCCATGGATTGTCACCGTTTTGTGCTTGCGATGTTAAACCAGCAAACAATAAACCAGCAGCAAATAATTTGTTTAGATGTTTCATACTTTATTTTTTAAATTACAATGCGTTATAATTGGAACAAAAATACTATTTTTTTTTAAATACAAAAAGTTTTGTTAAAAAAAGTCTAGTCTATTTCGATTCTAATTAATAATTTTCAATGATTTACCTACTTCTACAAACGCATTAATTGCAGTATCTAGGTGTTCTTTAGTATGAGCAGCAGACAACTGCACTCGAATTCTTGCTTTTTCTTTTGGCACTACTGGGAAAAAGAATCCTGTTACATAAATTCCTTTTTTTAATAATTCTTCTGCCATTGTTTGAGACAATTTGGCATCATATAGCATAACTGGAACAATTGCAGAGTCTCCGTCTATGATATCGAAGCCTGCTTTTTTTATTCCATCTTTAAAATAATTGGTGTTTGACTCTAATTTATCTCTTAATGAAGTATCTTTCTCTAACAATTCAAACACCTTCAAAGAAGCGCCCACAATTGAAGGAGCCAACGAGTTAGAAAACAAATAAGGTCTTGATCGCTGTCTTAATATTTCTACGATTTCTTTTTTAGCAGTTGTATAACCTCCCATTGCTCCACCAAGGGCTTTACCAAATGTTCCAGTAATAATATCTACCCTTCCCATTACATTTTTAGCTTCGAGAGTTCCTTTACCTGTTGCACCAATAAATCCAGCAGCATGACACTCATCAACCATTACCATTGCTTCATATTTATCTGCTAAATCGCAAATTTTATCTAATGGAGCAACTAATCCATCCATTGAGAAAACTCCATCCGTAACAATCAATTTAAATCTATGACCTGCTTCTGTAGCTTTTATCAATTGTGCTTCTAAATCATTCATATCATTATTTTGATAACGATAACGAGCCGCTTTACACAAGCGTACACCATCAATAATTGAAGCATGGTTAAGACTGTCAGAAATTATACAATCTTCATCGTTTAATAAAGGCTCAAAAACGCCTCCATTAGCATCGAATGCTGCTGCATAAAGTATCGTATCTTCTGTTCCATAAAACTGAGCAACTTTGTGCTCTAATTCCTTATGTATATCTTGCGTTCCACAAATAAATCGAACAGAAGACATTCCGAAACCATGAGAATCCAATGCATCTTTAGCTGCTTGAACAACTTCTGGATGCGAAGACAAACCTAGATAATTATTTGCACAAAAATTTAATACCGTTTCTCCTGTTGAAATCTTTATTTCTGCCCCTTGAGGCGAAGTGATAATTCTTTCTTTCTTAAACAATCCATTTTCCTGAATAGTGTTTAATTCATCTTGTAAGTGTTGTTTTACTTTACCGTACATTTTAAATATTTATAAGGTTTTATAGTACCTACAAAAGTACTATTTCTATTTTCTCCCCAACATAAACTAGTGCTTTTTTTACAACCTTGATCCCCATTTCCTCTATTAATGCAGCATAACCATTTAACTGATCTGTATATTTAATGTCAGATTCTCCTGTTTTATAATCTAACAAGAAGGCCTCTTTACCTTTTACCACTACTTTATCTGGTTTTGTATTCCCAAAGTCTTTTTTAATAATTGTTTGCTCGTTATACACCACGCCTTCTCCATCAAAAAAATCATTTAATTCAACATGATTAACAATTTCACAAAGAATTTTCTTTATACTCTCTTTTTGCGCTACAGTTATTAAACCATTTTCTAACGCAATATTTATAGCCAAGTCCACATCATCTCGATTAACAACAAAAGCTAAAATTTCATGTAATAAATTACCAAATTCAATTGCTTTTTGCTGCTCTGTATCCCACATTAACGCTTCTCTTTGGGCGATTTTTATTTTTTTAGCTTCTAATTTTCTTGAAACGAGTTTAATAAATTTTTGCTCATTATTAAAATGTTTTTTTATTGATTTTCGACTAAAATCACCAAACTCATATTCTAATTCAGCTTCATTATATTTACCTAAATTCTGAAGAAACTCAATAAAATATGAAGACAAATTATTAGGAAGCCCTGTTTTATTAACCAAATGATTCGATATAACATACAACTGTTCTTCTGCCCTAGTTAGCGCAACATAAAGTACATTTACAATATCTAATATTTCTTCTTGTGTTTTTTCTTCGTAAATCTTTTTAGCATTTTCGCCATAAGTCACAACATCTTTTTTCTGATTGACTAGAGCTTTCGGAAAATCTATTTGTTCTTTATCATCAAAATCTATCCATAACTTATTTCTACTATTTCCTGAGAAATTCTCCTCAGCAAATGGATAAATCACTACCGAAAACTCTAAACCTTTAGACTTATGAATTGTCATTATTCGAACAGCATTATTTCCTTCTGGCGATGGAATACTCTTTTTATAACCTGTTTTATCCCAATAATCTAAAAAATCAGAAATACCCGACTGTGTTTTATTATCCCTTTCCAATACCAGATCAAGAAAATATTGTACATAGGATGTATTAATTTTTTCTTTTATAAATGTAGCTACTATAATTTCAACAGCTTCATATAATGATTTCTTTCTGCAATTTTTGAAAGATATTTCTAAACCAACACCATTTAGGTGCTTTTCTAAATCTACTTCCGACAAATCTTTAGTCAAAAGAATAAAGTCATGCACTGCAAATTCCTCTTGATTATATTTCCCAATGAAATACAACACTTTCACCTTAGATTCTTGATCCTTGCTATTTTTCAAAAAACGCAAAACATCAATAATCAGCTTTACTTCTGTTGCGTTTTGTATTAGCAATGTTTCCGAAGATAGAATTGGAATATTACTTTCTGTTAAGTGATTTGCTAAATAAACTCCATCTAACTTCCTTCTTGTAAGCAATACAATATCTCTATATTCAAATCCTTTTTCAAGTACTTTGTCAATAGTTTCTAATGTTTTATCTAGATAGAGCTTTGTTTTCAAAGAATATTCTTTATCATCCTCTTCAAAAGAAAAATCTTCTTCTTCTGTATTTATAAAGGAAATATTAACATAACCACCTTCTTTATTATTTGTTTTTTGAAAACTATTCTCCAAATACAACTCTTTATAATCTTCATTATCGAATTTACTTGACAAAAAAGAAAAGAAATCATTATTGAATTTTATTACTTCTGCGTAACTTCTATAGTTAGTATCAAGCCTAATTGTCTGCTTATCTTTATTCGAAAACGGATTAACACCTTCCTTCCCTAATGCTATAAACTGCTCTGCCTTTCCACCTCTCCATCTGTAAATCGACTGTTTCGGATCTCCAACAAGCATTAAACTTCCTCTTATACCATTATCCTCACTAGAAAGTGCATTATCAATTAGCGGAACTAAATTTTGCCATTGCATGATTGAAGTATCTTGGAATTCATCGATAAAAAAATGACGGTACTTTTCTCCTAAGCGTTCATAAATAAATGGAGCTGGTTGGTTTTGAATTTCATTAAAAATAATCTTATTGAAATCTGAAATCGACAAGATGTTTTGCTCTTGCTGAATTTTTTTAAATTCTTGATTTATTGTATTTAAAAGCGAAAGTGGATTTATATTTTGCAAAAAAGCTTCATAAAATGACATTTTAGCAATATTATAATAGGCATGATTTAGAAGAACCAGTAAATCACCAGAAACACTTTCTATCACGGCTTTATCTTTAGCTGTTTTATTTATAGCAATATCCTCAAAAGACAAATACTTATAATTATCTTTTACTGATAGCGTATTTGATTCTATTTTCTCAATATGATTTGGAAAAGTTTTTCTCGAAAAAGAAGCTAGATCAATATTTGAATCAGAAATCAAAAGCAAACATTTTGAAGCAACAACTTTATTTTCTTCTTCAAACTCTTTTATTTTCTTCTTTAAAACCTCTTTTATAACTGAGAAGTCTTCAAATGATTTTGTCTCAAACTCATTTATCTCATTAACATCGTTTTCATTTACTAGGAGTTTAGAAACTTCAACTAGTTCGCGAGAAATATCCCAGTTTTTATCTTCATCCGTTTTATCCCGCGTGAAATCAATTAGCAATTGTGTTAAAAACTTATCTTCTCCCACTTTAGAGATAACTAAATCAACTGCTTCTTGAAGAATAGAGTCCGTATCTAAACTTACTTCAAAATTTGGCGGCAAATTAAGATCTTGAGCAAAAGACCGGATCACTTTATGCGTAAATTTATCTATTGTAGATATTCCAAATGCAGCATAATTATGAATTATATTTTTAATTATTGCTTTAGATTTATCTTTAAGGGTTGTAATACTTAAACCCGTTTCTCTACTAATTGCTTTTAGAACCTCTAAAGCTTTGTCTGAAGAATCATTTTTTGAAAATTCATATAAGCTATCTACAATTCTAGATTTCATTTCTTCAACTGCTTTATTTGTAAAAGTGATAGCCAAAATACGTTTATAAGCATCGTCTGAACTTGCCAAAAACAATATTTTTAAATATTCTTTAGTCAAGGTATATGTTTTTCCAGATCCTGCAGAGGCATCATACAGAGTAAAAGCAGCTTTTTCCAAATGTTTATTTATCTTAATTATCGCTCTATAAGAACAATCTATTTTTTAATCCAAAGTTAAATGTATAAATTTGGATTCGCTAATACTAATAATAAAAAATAATATTATGGCTTTTGAATTACCAAAATTACCTTATGCATACGATGCATTGGAACCACATATTGATGCTAGAACAATGGAAATACACCATTCTAAACATCATAACGGCTACACAACAAACTTAAACAATGCTGTTGCTGGAACTGATTTAGAAGGAAAAACTATTGAAAACATCTTAATCAATTTAGATCTTAACAACGGAGCTGTTAGAAACAACGGTGGTGGATATTACAATCACAATCTTTTTTGGACAGTTATGTCACCTAACGGTGGTGGAAAACCTACTGGAGAACTTGCTACTGCAATAGATGCCGCTTTTGGTTCTTTTGATGCTTTTAAAGCAGAATTTTCTAAAGCTGCTGCAACTCGTTTTGGTTCTGGTTGGGCTTGGTTATGTGTTCACAAAGGTGGAAAACTAGAAGTATGTAGCTCTGCAAATCAAGATAATCCACTTATGCCAGGAATTGGTTGTAGCGGAACTCCTATCTTAGGATTAGATGTTTGGGAACATGCATATTACTTAAACTACCAAAACAGAAGACCAGATTATGTTGATGCATTTTTCAATGTAATTAACTGGACAGAAGTTACAAGAAGATTTACATCAGAAAAGTAATCTTTACTTAACATAATAAAAAAAGAGCGCATTCTTCACAGAATACGCTCTTTTTTATACTTTTAAAATAAAAAAAAGGTGAAATCTCTTCCACCTTTTTGCCCCAAATCTACCATAAAACTTAACCTACTAATTTTCTGGTAGCGCTAAAGTAGTACAGATTTTATATGTAAACATAAAAAAATTGTTGAACAACAAAAAAAAACGATGAATTGCTATTTCAGAGCATCTTTGCTCATTTTACGAAAGTATATAAAATAAAAAAGGTGAAATTTTACTTTCACCCTTTTTGCCCCAAATCTACCATAAAACTTAACCTACTAATTTTCTGGTAGTACTAAAGTAGTGTAGATTTTATTTGTGTAAATAAAAAAATTGTTGAATGGTAAAAAAAAACGTTGAGCAGTTTAATTTACTAATAGGCACGTGCATTTTTACCTTCATAAAAATTCATAAATGCTCTATTTACAACTCTATTTCCTCCTGCTGTTGGATAATCCCCAGTAAAATACCAATCTCCTAAATTCTTAGGACATGCTTTATGAAGATTTTCAACATTTTGGTAAATAATTTCAACTTCAGCCTTTGTATCTTCTGGTTTTAACATTTGTGAAATTTTCGCTGATATTTCTTCATCTGTAAATGGAGCATATATCTCATTCACATAATTAACTACATCTGCATCTTTAAAACTTTCTTGTGCTTTTGATTTTAAATAAACTTCATCAACAATATGATACAAATCTCTTTCCTTAAGCAACTCTAAAGCCGCTTTAAAAGCAACTAGTCCTTCCAGCTTAGCCATATCTATACCATAACAGTCTGGAAACCTAATTTGTGGCGCAGAGGAGACTACAACGATTTTCTTAGGATTTAATCTATCCATCATTTTGATAATACTTTGTTTTAGGGTTGTCCCTCTAACAATACTATCATCTATAATCACTAAATTATCTGTAGGCTTAACCACACCATAAGTAACATCATACACATGAGCAACTAAGTCATCTCTACTGCTATCCTCTGTTATAAAAGTACGCAACTTAGCATCTTTTATAGCAACTTTTTCAGAACGCAATTTTACAGAAAGTATTTCTTGTAATTTCTCTTCAGACAAGCCATCTTTACTTTCTAAAATAGATTGTATTTTTCTTTGATTCAAAAAATCATTTGCAGCTTCAACCATTCCGTAGAATGATGTTTCTGCTGTATTAGGAATGAACGAAAAAACCGTATTATCAGTATCGTTATTAATTGATTTTAATACAGATGGAAAAACCAACTTCCCTAATTCTTTTCTCTCTTTATATATTTCAGAATCACTTCCTCTTGAGAAATAGATTCTCTCGAATGAACAGGCTTTCTTTTCTAATGGCGTTCTAATCTCATTTATAGAAACATCTCCATTTTTCTTAACAATTATAGCATTTCCTGGTTCTAATTCTTGCACAGCATCGAAAGGAACATTAAAAACCGTTTGAATTACTGGTCTTTCAGAAGCCACAACAACGATTTCATCATCTTTATAATAAAATGCAGGCCTAATTCCTGCTGGATCACGCATAACAAACGAATCTCCATGCCCTAACAAACCTGCCATAGCATAACCACCATCCCAATTTCTAGAAGCTCTTTCTAAAATTCTTGGAATATTTAAACGTTCTGCAATAATTGAGGATGCATCTTTCTTACTAAAACCTTCATTTTTACAATCCTGATACAATCCTGTTACTTCATCATCTAAGAAATGGCCAATTTTTTCCATTACTGTAACCGTATCTGCTAACTCTTTAGGATGTTGTCCTAAGTTAACCAAATCCTGAAACAATTCTTTAACATTTGTCATGTTAAAATTTCCTGCAACAATTAGATTTCTATGCATCCAATTATTTTGACGCAAGAATGGATGAACACTCTCAATACTATTTTTCCCAAAGGTTCCATAACGCACGTGCCCTAAAAACAATTCGCCTATGTAAGGAATTTTTTCTTTTTGAAGTGCAACATTATTTAAGTATTCTGGATTCTCTTCAAGCTCTGTACTTATCCTCTCATTGATCTGCGAAAATATATCCTTTATTGGCTGAGAATCATTAGACCTCACTCTGCTTATATATCGTTCTCCAGGATTAACATCTAGTTTTATACTTGCCAAACCAGCACCATCTTGACCTCTATTATGTTGTTTCTCCATTAAGAGATACATTTTTTGAACTCCATAAAAAGAAGAGCCGTACTTCTCTTTATAATATTCTAACGGTTTTAAGAGTCTTAGGAAGGCAATACCACATTCATGTTTAATAGCGTCGCTCATAAAGTTGTTGTGTTGTTTTTGTTGTTATAGTTAAGTCAATGAAACTTATATTAAAAATGCCCCGAAAATCGAGGCATAAATATTTAATCCAATTCTATTTCGAACTGAGTCAATGCTTTAAATTGTTTCAAACGAGAAAGCACATCCTCTTTTTTTAGTTTTTCCATTCTTTCGGTTCCAAATTTCTCCACACAGAATGAAGCTAAATTAGAACCATAGATAATACCATTTTTCATATTATCAAAAGAAATATTTTCACTTTGAGCAATATACCCTGCAAAACCTCCAGCAAAAGTATCTCCAGCACCTGTTGGATCAAACACTTCTTCTAATGGTAATGCTGGCGCAAAGAACACTTCTTTACCTTGAAACAATAAAGCACCATGCTCTCCTTTTTTAATCACCACATACTTTGGTCCCATTGCATGAATCTTCTCTGCTGCTTTTACTAAAGAATATTCACCAGATAACTGACGCGCTTCTTCATCATTAATTGTAATTACATCAACACGCTTAATCACATCCATTAATTCTGGCAATGCACAATCCATCCAAAAATTCATTGTATCTAAAACAATCAATTTTGGTTTTACTGCCATTTGATCTAAAACTCCAGACTGAACTAATGGGTGCAAGTTTCCTAATAAAACTACATCAGAATCTTTATACGCATCAGGAACAACAGGTTTAAAATCAGCCAACACATTAAGCTCTGTAACCAATGTATCTCTAGAATTTAAATCATTGTGGTATTTTCCACTCCAAAAGAAAGTTTTTCCTCCTTTTACAATTTCAACCCCTTCAATGTTTACACCTTTATTCTCTAATAAATCTAAATATTCCTTAGGAAAATCTTCCCCTACAACAGACACAATTGCTGCATCTACATTAAAAAATGAAGACGACAATCCGATATATGTTGCAGCTCCTCCTAAAATCTTATCCGTTTTCCCGAAAGGTGTTTCAATAGCGTCAAAAGCTACTGTACCAACTATTAGTAATTTATTCATTATATCCTTTTTGAAATAAGGTGCAAAGATAAAAATTTCCTTTAAAAGATTAAAGGTTTAATTTATAGATTTAGCCAATTAATTAAATTAGCTATTATTTCGCAAATGCTCTTTTATTAAAAACAATTAAAATTCCTACACCTGTTGATATAGCCATATCCGCAATATTAAAAATGGCATTAAAAAAAGAAAAGTCATTTCCACCCCAGAAAGGCAACCATTCCGGCAATTTACCTTCCCAAAAAGGAAAGTAAAGCATATCAACTACTTTCCCATGAAACCAAGTTCCATAAGGCTCATCAGAAAACATTGTTGCAATTTGACCATTACTCTCATTAAATATTACACCATAAAAAACTGAATCTATAATATTACCAATAGCACCCGCTAGTATTAAAGCAATAGCAGTAATTAAATAATTAGACTGTTCTTTTTTTATTGCGTCCCATAGCCACCAAGCTATCCCTGGCACAACAATAAGCCTAAACAACGTAAGCGCAAGTTTACCA is a genomic window of Flavobacterium jumunjinense containing:
- a CDS encoding PfkB family carbohydrate kinase, whose protein sequence is MNKLLIVGTVAFDAIETPFGKTDKILGGAATYIGLSSSFFNVDAAIVSVVGEDFPKEYLDLLENKGVNIEGVEIVKGGKTFFWSGKYHNDLNSRDTLVTELNVLADFKPVVPDAYKDSDVVLLGNLHPLVQSGVLDQMAVKPKLIVLDTMNFWMDCALPELMDVIKRVDVITINDEEARQLSGEYSLVKAAEKIHAMGPKYVVIKKGEHGALLFQGKEVFFAPALPLEEVFDPTGAGDTFAGGFAGYIAQSENISFDNMKNGIIYGSNLASFCVEKFGTERMEKLKKEDVLSRLKQFKALTQFEIELD
- a CDS encoding superoxide dismutase — protein: MAFELPKLPYAYDALEPHIDARTMEIHHSKHHNGYTTNLNNAVAGTDLEGKTIENILINLDLNNGAVRNNGGGYYNHNLFWTVMSPNGGGKPTGELATAIDAAFGSFDAFKAEFSKAAATRFGSGWAWLCVHKGGKLEVCSSANQDNPLMPGIGCSGTPILGLDVWEHAYYLNYQNRRPDYVDAFFNVINWTEVTRRFTSEK
- a CDS encoding lipoprotein signal peptidase, whose translation is MSLKKAYFLVALILLVDQISKIYIKTHFYIGDYIKVFDLDWFRIHFIENEGMAWGAVIPGEYGKLALTLFRLIVVPGIAWWLWDAIKKEQSNYLITAIALILAGAIGNIIDSVFYGVIFNESNGQIATMFSDEPYGTWFHGKVVDMLYFPFWEGKLPEWLPFWGGNDFSFFNAIFNIADMAISTGVGILIVFNKRAFAK
- a CDS encoding OmpA family protein; its protein translation is MKHLNKLFAAGLLFAGLTSQAQNGDNPWAVSFGANAVDTKVSAEGNSKPQFIQLANARDNWNILPSVSYLNVSRYVGDGFSLGLTGSVNKIDKWLERVPGTENTDAVLNPGNLSYYAVDAVVKYSFQDLIKLSWLDPSVNVGGGYNFFGDASAGTVNGGLGLTFWVTEGVGIQFQSTYKHSFDENRVADLDVPTHIQHFAGLTFRFGGKDTDGDGIYDKEDACINEPGLKELMGCPDTDKDGIADKDDACPEVAGTPEFNGCPDTDGDGIIDNEDACPEVAGTKIMKGCPDADGDGVADKDDKCPTVKGARDNGGCPWPDTDGDGVLDKDDKCPQVAGTVANNGCPEVSEEAVKKLNDYAKTILFNSGKSSFQQQTFPVLQAITAILKEYPTSKFSIEGHTDADGSEANNLKLSEERAAAVKDYLIENGIDTSRLSSKGFGESTPIDSNKTSKGKANNRRVEVKLVK
- the kbl gene encoding glycine C-acetyltransferase; amino-acid sequence: MYGKVKQHLQDELNTIQENGLFKKERIITSPQGAEIKISTGETVLNFCANNYLGLSSHPEVVQAAKDALDSHGFGMSSVRFICGTQDIHKELEHKVAQFYGTEDTILYAAAFDANGGVFEPLLNDEDCIISDSLNHASIIDGVRLCKAARYRYQNNDMNDLEAQLIKATEAGHRFKLIVTDGVFSMDGLVAPLDKICDLADKYEAMVMVDECHAAGFIGATGKGTLEAKNVMGRVDIITGTFGKALGGAMGGYTTAKKEIVEILRQRSRPYLFSNSLAPSIVGASLKVFELLEKDTSLRDKLESNTNYFKDGIKKAGFDIIDGDSAIVPVMLYDAKLSQTMAEELLKKGIYVTGFFFPVVPKEKARIRVQLSAAHTKEHLDTAINAFVEVGKSLKIIN
- a CDS encoding amidophosphoribosyltransferase, whose product is MSDAIKHECGIAFLRLLKPLEYYKEKYGSSFYGVQKMYLLMEKQHNRGQDGAGLASIKLDVNPGERYISRVRSNDSQPIKDIFSQINERISTELEENPEYLNNVALQKEKIPYIGELFLGHVRYGTFGKNSIESVHPFLRQNNWMHRNLIVAGNFNMTNVKELFQDLVNLGQHPKELADTVTVMEKIGHFLDDEVTGLYQDCKNEGFSKKDASSIIAERLNIPRILERASRNWDGGYAMAGLLGHGDSFVMRDPAGIRPAFYYKDDEIVVVASERPVIQTVFNVPFDAVQELEPGNAIIVKKNGDVSINEIRTPLEKKACSFERIYFSRGSDSEIYKERKELGKLVFPSVLKSINNDTDNTVFSFIPNTAETSFYGMVEAANDFLNQRKIQSILESKDGLSEEKLQEILSVKLRSEKVAIKDAKLRTFITEDSSRDDLVAHVYDVTYGVVKPTDNLVIIDDSIVRGTTLKQSIIKMMDRLNPKKIVVVSSAPQIRFPDCYGIDMAKLEGLVAFKAALELLKERDLYHIVDEVYLKSKAQESFKDADVVNYVNEIYAPFTDEEISAKISQMLKPEDTKAEVEIIYQNVENLHKACPKNLGDWYFTGDYPTAGGNRVVNRAFMNFYEGKNARAY
- a CDS encoding UvrD-helicase domain-containing protein, whose protein sequence is MEKAAFTLYDASAGSGKTYTLTKEYLKILFLASSDDAYKRILAITFTNKAVEEMKSRIVDSLYEFSKNDSSDKALEVLKAISRETGLSITTLKDKSKAIIKNIIHNYAAFGISTIDKFTHKVIRSFAQDLNLPPNFEVSLDTDSILQEAVDLVISKVGEDKFLTQLLIDFTRDKTDEDKNWDISRELVEVSKLLVNENDVNEINEFETKSFEDFSVIKEVLKKKIKEFEEENKVVASKCLLLISDSNIDLASFSRKTFPNHIEKIESNTLSVKDNYKYLSFEDIAINKTAKDKAVIESVSGDLLVLLNHAYYNIAKMSFYEAFLQNINPLSLLNTINQEFKKIQQEQNILSISDFNKIIFNEIQNQPAPFIYERLGEKYRHFFIDEFQDTSIMQWQNLVPLIDNALSSEDNGIRGSLMLVGDPKQSIYRWRGGKAEQFIALGKEGVNPFSNKDKQTIRLDTNYRSYAEVIKFNNDFFSFLSSKFDNEDYKELYLENSFQKTNNKEGGYVNISFINTEEEDFSFEEDDKEYSLKTKLYLDKTLETIDKVLEKGFEYRDIVLLTRRKLDGVYLANHLTESNIPILSSETLLIQNATEVKLIIDVLRFLKNSKDQESKVKVLYFIGKYNQEEFAVHDFILLTKDLSEVDLEKHLNGVGLEISFKNCRKKSLYEAVEIIVATFIKEKINTSYVQYFLDLVLERDNKTQSGISDFLDYWDKTGYKKSIPSPEGNNAVRIMTIHKSKGLEFSVVIYPFAEENFSGNSRNKLWIDFDDKEQIDFPKALVNQKKDVVTYGENAKKIYEEKTQEEILDIVNVLYVALTRAEEQLYVISNHLVNKTGLPNNLSSYFIEFLQNLGKYNEAELEYEFGDFSRKSIKKHFNNEQKFIKLVSRKLEAKKIKIAQREALMWDTEQQKAIEFGNLLHEILAFVVNRDDVDLAINIALENGLITVAQKESIKKILCEIVNHVELNDFFDGEGVVYNEQTIIKKDFGNTKPDKVVVKGKEAFLLDYKTGESDIKYTDQLNGYAALIEEMGIKVVKKALVYVGEKIEIVLL